In the genome of Alphaproteobacteria bacterium, one region contains:
- a CDS encoding acyl-CoA dehydrogenase family protein produces the protein MQPNLATADATPGDPAFVAEVRAWLAANLPDDIRERWLNGSALFTVPEDARRWQRILHSRGWAAPHWPAEYGGPGWDVRRQHLFEMTCAEAGAPPVMATGTFMIGPVLMKFGTPEQKVRFLPRVLACDDYWCQGYSEPGSGSDLASLKTRAERDGDHYVVNGSKIWTSHAHAADWMFALVRTSTEGKPQQGISFLMLPMTTPGISVRPLITIGNDHELNQVFFDDVRVPVSLRVGDENDGWTVAKYLLEFERGGNFSGSWLMANLVRLRGLARLSGANRDPAFRQRVAEAEIEAETLQIGSLRMLSRLSAGGNPGPESSVAKLRGSEVNELVTELTMMAAGEFAIPLAPFDAANAPGPHRPEEVEAANRYFENRAMSIMGGSSEVQKNILAKVVLGL, from the coding sequence ATGCAACCCAACCTTGCCACCGCCGACGCCACCCCCGGCGACCCTGCCTTCGTGGCCGAGGTCCGGGCCTGGCTCGCCGCCAACCTGCCGGACGATATTCGCGAGCGCTGGCTGAACGGCTCGGCCCTGTTCACCGTGCCGGAGGACGCCAGGCGCTGGCAGCGCATCCTGCATTCCCGCGGCTGGGCCGCGCCGCACTGGCCGGCGGAATATGGCGGCCCCGGCTGGGATGTGCGCCGGCAGCACCTGTTCGAGATGACCTGCGCTGAGGCCGGCGCGCCGCCGGTGATGGCGACCGGAACCTTTATGATCGGCCCGGTGCTGATGAAGTTCGGCACGCCGGAGCAAAAGGTTCGCTTCCTGCCGCGGGTGCTGGCCTGCGACGACTATTGGTGCCAGGGCTATTCCGAGCCGGGCTCCGGCTCCGACCTGGCCAGCCTGAAAACCCGGGCGGAGCGCGATGGCGACCATTATGTGGTGAACGGCTCGAAAATCTGGACCAGCCACGCGCACGCCGCCGACTGGATGTTCGCCCTGGTCCGCACCTCGACCGAGGGCAAGCCGCAGCAGGGCATTTCCTTTCTGATGCTGCCGATGACCACGCCCGGCATTTCGGTGCGGCCGCTGATCACCATCGGCAACGATCACGAGCTGAACCAGGTGTTCTTCGACGATGTGCGCGTGCCGGTCTCCCTGCGCGTCGGTGACGAGAACGACGGCTGGACCGTCGCCAAATACCTGCTGGAGTTCGAGCGCGGCGGCAATTTCTCCGGCAGTTGGCTGATGGCGAACCTGGTGCGGCTGCGCGGTCTCGCCCGCCTTTCCGGCGCCAACCGCGACCCGGCCTTCCGCCAACGCGTGGCCGAGGCTGAGATCGAAGCGGAGACGCTACAGATCGGCTCGCTGCGCATGCTCTCCCGCCTGAGCGCCGGCGGCAATCCGGGCCCGGAATCCTCGGTGGCGAAGCTGCGCGGCTCGGAGGTGAACGAACTGGTGACGGAACTGACCATGATGGCTGCCGGCGAATTCGCCATCCCGCTGGCTCCGTTCGACGCCGCCAACGCGCCCGGCCCGCACCGGCCGGAGGAAGTGGAGGCCGCCAACCGCTATTTCGAAAACCGCGCCATGTCGATCATGGGCGGCTCCAGCGAGGTGCAGAAGAACATCCTGGCGAAGGTGGTGCTGGGGTTGTGA
- a CDS encoding inorganic phosphate transporter, with protein MTPTTKPTLDKDLDKFVHVEAATRTVATGPTGHITAVLFLGASAVLAGVFAGVSQEAALVIFAAVLGGYMALNIGANDVANNVGPAVGSRAMSMLLALVIAAIFESAGALIAGGDVVSTISKGIIDPAQVQDSQTFIMAMMAALVASAIWVNLATVLGAPVSTTHAVVGGVMGAGVAAVGFQLVNWGTLSQIAASWVISPLLGGVIAAGFLAFIKLNLIYQDDKIASARRWIPLLIAIMAGCFASYLTLKGLKHIWKADTLSVIGIGLAVFALTWGITRPLIRRQSEGMENRNRSLRRLFRLPLICSAALLSFAHGANDVANAIGPLAAILHSIQHGNIAMKAVVPGWIMVIGAFGISLGLFIYGPKLIRMVGDQITKMNPMRAYCVALSAAITVIIASWLGLPVSSTHIAVGAVFGVGFFREYFTRHSKRRRAMIIQAGGSESVGEASVSMAEVRHRKLVRRAHFLTIVVAWVVTVPAAAVLAAVVFYALRLVL; from the coding sequence ATGACGCCCACGACCAAACCCACCCTCGACAAGGACCTGGACAAGTTCGTCCATGTCGAGGCGGCAACCCGCACGGTAGCGACCGGCCCGACGGGACACATCACCGCCGTCCTGTTCCTCGGCGCATCGGCCGTTCTGGCCGGGGTTTTCGCCGGCGTCTCGCAAGAGGCCGCGCTGGTGATCTTCGCCGCCGTCCTGGGCGGCTATATGGCGCTCAATATCGGCGCCAACGACGTTGCCAACAATGTCGGCCCGGCCGTGGGCTCGCGCGCCATGAGCATGCTGTTGGCCCTGGTGATCGCCGCCATCTTCGAGAGTGCCGGCGCCCTGATCGCCGGCGGCGACGTGGTCTCGACCATTTCCAAGGGCATTATCGACCCGGCCCAGGTCCAGGATTCGCAGACCTTCATCATGGCCATGATGGCGGCGCTGGTGGCGTCGGCCATCTGGGTCAATCTCGCCACCGTGCTGGGCGCGCCGGTCTCCACCACCCATGCGGTGGTCGGCGGCGTCATGGGCGCCGGCGTGGCAGCGGTCGGCTTTCAGTTGGTCAACTGGGGAACCCTCAGCCAGATCGCGGCAAGCTGGGTGATCTCGCCATTGCTGGGCGGGGTCATTGCCGCGGGCTTCCTGGCCTTCATCAAGCTGAACCTGATCTACCAGGACGACAAGATCGCGTCGGCGCGGCGCTGGATCCCGCTGCTGATCGCCATCATGGCCGGCTGCTTCGCCAGCTATCTGACGCTGAAGGGTCTGAAACATATCTGGAAGGCCGATACGCTGTCGGTGATCGGTATCGGCCTTGCGGTGTTCGCGCTCACCTGGGGCATCACCCGCCCGCTGATCCGCCGCCAGTCGGAAGGCATGGAGAACCGCAACCGGTCGCTGCGCCGGCTGTTCCGCCTGCCGCTGATCTGCTCGGCGGCGCTGCTGTCGTTCGCGCACGGTGCCAACGACGTCGCCAATGCCATCGGCCCGCTGGCGGCGATCCTGCACAGCATCCAGCACGGCAATATCGCCATGAAGGCGGTGGTGCCCGGCTGGATCATGGTGATCGGCGCGTTCGGCATCAGCCTCGGCCTGTTCATCTATGGCCCGAAGCTGATCCGCATGGTGGGCGACCAGATCACCAAGATGAACCCGATGCGCGCCTATTGCGTGGCGCTGTCGGCGGCGATCACGGTGATCATCGCGTCCTGGCTGGGCCTGCCGGTCAGTTCCACCCATATCGCCGTCGGCGCCGTGTTCGGCGTCGGCTTTTTCCGCGAGTATTTCACCCGCCACAGCAAGCGCCGCCGGGCCATGATCATCCAGGCCGGCGGCAGCGAAAGCGTCGGCGAGGCCTCGGTCTCCATGGCGGAGGTGCGCCACCGCAAGCTGGTGCGCCGCGCCCACTTCCTGACCATCGTCGTCGCCTGGGTGGTGACGGTGCCGGCGGCCGCGGTGCTGGCCGCCGTGGTGTTCTACGCCCTCCGCCTGGTGCTCTGA
- a CDS encoding beta-lactamase family protein gives MFQSATRSGQVAGVVAMAARADGTVLYQGAHGVRRMGDTQPVTDDTVFWLASMTKAITCVGMLQLIEQGKAAMDQPAAELLPALANPQLLTGFDADGQPQLRPAKRPITVRHLLTHTCGMNIFMWDPAMARYMETTGVSREIDPDAPKLNLPLIHESGERWQYSSGIDWAGKVMEAITGQKLGVYLKQAIFDPLGMESTGFACTESMYARRAYLHLRQPDGSLAPQELGPNIPPRIERGGGGLHSTAGDYMTFMLELLNGGGRLLKPETMPLVTENQMGDLRVTPMVSVRPDLSHDAEFFPGVPKAWSAAFMMNLEDAPTGRSAGSLAWAGLTNCYQWIDPKKGVAGLVLAQHHPFADPVVLDLLYGLERGVYEMIG, from the coding sequence ATGTTCCAGTCTGCCACCCGATCCGGCCAGGTGGCGGGCGTCGTCGCCATGGCCGCCAGGGCCGACGGCACCGTGCTCTATCAGGGCGCCCACGGCGTCCGCCGCATGGGCGATACCCAGCCGGTGACCGACGACACCGTGTTCTGGCTCGCCTCCATGACCAAGGCGATCACCTGCGTCGGCATGCTGCAACTGATCGAGCAGGGCAAGGCCGCCATGGACCAGCCGGCGGCGGAATTGCTGCCGGCGCTGGCCAACCCGCAACTGCTGACCGGCTTCGACGCCGACGGCCAACCGCAGCTTCGCCCGGCAAAGCGGCCGATCACCGTGCGCCATTTGCTGACCCACACCTGCGGCATGAACATCTTCATGTGGGACCCGGCCATGGCCCGTTACATGGAGACCACCGGCGTCTCGCGCGAGATCGACCCGGACGCGCCCAAGCTCAACCTGCCGCTGATCCACGAGTCCGGCGAGCGCTGGCAGTATTCCTCCGGCATCGACTGGGCCGGCAAGGTGATGGAGGCGATCACCGGCCAGAAGCTGGGCGTCTATCTGAAACAGGCCATTTTCGACCCGCTCGGCATGGAGAGCACCGGCTTTGCCTGCACCGAGTCCATGTACGCGCGCCGGGCGTATCTGCACCTGCGCCAGCCGGACGGCTCGCTGGCACCACAGGAGCTGGGCCCGAACATTCCGCCGCGGATCGAACGGGGCGGCGGCGGCCTGCATTCCACCGCCGGCGACTACATGACCTTCATGCTGGAACTGCTGAACGGCGGCGGCCGGCTGCTGAAGCCCGAGACCATGCCGCTTGTCACCGAAAACCAGATGGGCGACCTGCGCGTCACGCCGATGGTCTCGGTCCGGCCGGACCTCTCTCATGACGCCGAGTTCTTCCCCGGCGTGCCGAAGGCCTGGAGCGCCGCCTTCATGATGAACCTGGAGGACGCCCCCACCGGCCGCAGCGCCGGCTCGCTCGCCTGGGCCGGGCTCACCAACTGCTATCAGTGGATCGACCCGAAAAAGGGCGTGGCCGGCCTGGTGCTGGCGCAGCATCACCCGTTCGCAGACCCCGTCGTGCTCGACCTGCTCTATGGGCTGGAGCGCGGCGTCTATGAGATGATCGGCTAG
- a CDS encoding aldo/keto reductase: MEFRNLGRSGLRVSAVGLGCNNFGGRIKDLEQTRAVVHAAFDAGITLFDTADRYGDFGGSETQLGQVLGPNRKNIVLATKFGGAMDAGPRKGASRRWIMQAVEDSLRRLQTDWIDLYQLHFPDANTPIEETLRALGDLVQQGKVRYIGSSNLRPWEMVEASFTAEIKNLVPFVSAQEEYSILVRDIEQDLLPVARRYGYGLLPYYPLANGLLTGKYKRDAMPEGARLTLDPTKSDHKYINAANWQRVERLTAFAEDRGHTLLELAFAWLLAEPLTASVIAGATRPEQIHANAAAAGWTLSADDMAAIAEIIA; this comes from the coding sequence ATGGAATTCCGCAATCTGGGCCGCTCCGGCCTGCGCGTTTCGGCCGTTGGCCTCGGCTGCAACAATTTCGGCGGCCGCATCAAGGACCTGGAGCAAACCCGCGCGGTGGTGCATGCCGCCTTCGACGCCGGCATCACCCTGTTCGACACTGCCGACCGCTATGGCGATTTCGGCGGCTCGGAGACGCAACTGGGCCAGGTGCTGGGCCCGAACCGCAAGAACATCGTGCTGGCGACCAAGTTCGGCGGCGCGATGGACGCGGGGCCGCGCAAGGGGGCGTCGCGCCGCTGGATCATGCAGGCGGTGGAGGATTCGCTGCGGCGCCTCCAGACCGACTGGATCGACCTCTACCAACTGCATTTCCCCGACGCGAACACGCCGATCGAGGAGACGCTCCGGGCGCTCGGCGACCTCGTGCAGCAGGGCAAGGTGCGCTATATCGGCAGTTCCAACCTGCGGCCGTGGGAAATGGTGGAGGCGAGCTTCACCGCCGAGATCAAAAATCTGGTCCCCTTCGTCTCGGCGCAGGAGGAGTATTCCATCCTGGTGCGCGATATCGAGCAGGACCTGCTGCCGGTCGCCAGGCGCTATGGCTATGGCCTGCTGCCCTACTACCCGCTGGCGAACGGCCTCCTGACCGGCAAGTACAAGCGCGACGCCATGCCGGAGGGCGCGCGCCTGACGCTGGACCCGACCAAGAGCGACCACAAATACATCAACGCAGCCAACTGGCAGCGGGTCGAGCGCCTCACCGCCTTTGCCGAGGACCGCGGCCACACGCTGCTGGAACTGGCCTTCGCCTGGCTGCTGGCGGAGCCGCTGACCGCCAGCGTCATCGCCGGCGCCACCCGGCCGGAGCAGATCCACGCCAACGCCGCCGCGGCCGGCTGGACGCTCTCGGCCGACGACATGGCGGCCATCGCCGAAATCATCGCCTGA
- a CDS encoding beta-lactamase family protein, producing MFEAFEATDKAIADAVAAQRVAGVLALVRTAKGETLYETARGVRDLSTGVAMTPDTVCNVFSMTKAITSVCALQQVEQGRIGLDDPLDALLPDLADRPVLEGFDAAGQPILRPKRGAITLRRLLTHTSGFVYDMWNEPMKRYIETAKPPSMRLRKLAALLLPLGFDPGERWDYGIGIDWAGRAVEELTGQTLGAYMAEHVFRPLGMTSSAFDPTPEQEARKARAHGRQADGSLKPFDLPAADAPEFEGGGGGLHCTIADYMRFCEAILAGGAPLLRPETMPLVRENQMGNLRVRPLQPAVPQLSNPAEFFPGLPKAWSAAFMLNLEDAPTGRSAGSMAWAGLGNCYHWIDPVKGVCGIILTQTLPFCDPDVLALFDRLERDTYAAIA from the coding sequence ATGTTCGAAGCGTTCGAAGCCACCGACAAGGCCATCGCCGACGCCGTCGCCGCCCAGCGGGTTGCCGGCGTGCTGGCGCTCGTGCGCACGGCGAAGGGGGAGACGCTGTACGAAACCGCCCGGGGCGTGCGCGATCTCTCCACCGGCGTGGCGATGACGCCGGACACGGTCTGCAACGTGTTCTCCATGACCAAGGCGATCACGTCGGTCTGTGCCCTGCAACAGGTGGAACAGGGGCGGATCGGCCTGGACGATCCACTGGACGCGCTGCTGCCGGACCTGGCCGACCGGCCGGTGCTGGAGGGCTTCGACGCCGCGGGCCAGCCGATCCTGCGGCCGAAGCGGGGCGCCATCACGCTGCGTCGGCTGCTGACCCACACCTCCGGCTTCGTCTACGACATGTGGAACGAGCCGATGAAGCGCTATATCGAGACGGCCAAGCCGCCCAGCATGCGCCTGCGCAAGCTCGCCGCGCTGCTGCTGCCGCTGGGCTTCGATCCGGGTGAGCGCTGGGACTATGGCATTGGCATCGACTGGGCCGGCCGCGCGGTCGAGGAGCTGACCGGCCAGACCCTGGGCGCCTATATGGCCGAGCACGTGTTCCGGCCGCTGGGGATGACCAGCAGCGCCTTCGACCCGACGCCGGAGCAGGAGGCGCGCAAGGCCCGTGCGCACGGGCGCCAGGCCGACGGCTCGCTGAAACCCTTCGACCTGCCCGCGGCCGACGCACCGGAATTCGAGGGCGGCGGCGGTGGCCTGCACTGCACCATCGCCGACTATATGCGCTTCTGCGAGGCGATCCTGGCCGGCGGCGCGCCGCTGCTCAGGCCGGAGACCATGCCTCTGGTGCGCGAGAACCAGATGGGCAACCTACGCGTGCGCCCGTTGCAGCCGGCGGTGCCGCAGCTCTCCAACCCGGCCGAGTTCTTCCCCGGCCTGCCCAAGGCCTGGAGCGCCGCCTTCATGCTGAACCTGGAAGACGCGCCCACCGGCCGCAGCGCCGGCTCCATGGCCTGGGCGGGGCTAGGCAACTGCTATCACTGGATCGACCCGGTCAAGGGCGTCTGCGGCATCATCCTGACCCAGACCCTGCCATTCTGCGATCCCGACGTGCTGGCCCTGTTCGACCGGCTGGAGCGGGACACCTACGCCGCCATCGCCTGA
- a CDS encoding PQQ-dependent sugar dehydrogenase, translating into MDNALKSVAILATMGAGVFVSTAEGASLQVERIASGLANPIYVGAAPGSDDYLYIGEQRTGAIRALDTHTGMLEANPFLTVDDILTTGSRGLLDVAFHPDYANNGRLFVRASALHGANEIREYQGLTATLANPTATPVLSLPHPSYAHVGGWLGFDPTDGTLLTSIGDGQPDFTGSDTAQVLDNRLGSILRIDVDGDDFPANPLANYAVPSDNPFAGPGAGDEDIVWASGLRNPWRPGFDSQTGTLLIADVGRTAFEEINIGAAGANYGWRDFEGFVPVDTPAPTDLSPYTFPEYVYPHGVAAGEGYSVTGGLVYRGPIAELQGLYFFGDFVTEQLWSLRFDGSALTDFTDWTDLIQTDTGEINQIVSFGEDNAGNLYIVDYGGEVFRITGVSVPLPGVLALFALPLICLFGSTGSCDRKTPLPGRSLLPCNPTLPPPTPPPATLPSWPRSGPGSPPTCRTIFASAG; encoded by the coding sequence ATGGATAACGCTTTGAAATCGGTTGCGATACTGGCAACGATGGGGGCGGGAGTCTTCGTGTCCACTGCCGAAGGCGCCAGCTTGCAGGTAGAGCGCATTGCGAGTGGCCTTGCAAATCCGATCTATGTGGGGGCGGCCCCCGGATCAGACGACTATCTTTACATCGGTGAACAGCGGACCGGGGCAATTCGGGCGCTCGACACTCACACAGGGATGCTGGAGGCCAACCCGTTCCTGACCGTCGACGATATCCTCACCACCGGTTCCAGGGGTCTGCTCGATGTGGCCTTCCACCCGGACTATGCCAATAACGGCCGCCTGTTCGTGCGCGCCAGTGCCCTGCACGGCGCGAACGAGATCCGCGAATACCAGGGGCTCACCGCGACCCTGGCCAACCCCACTGCGACGCCGGTGCTGAGCCTACCGCATCCCTCATACGCCCATGTGGGCGGCTGGCTGGGCTTCGATCCGACCGACGGGACGCTTTTGACCTCAATCGGCGACGGGCAGCCCGATTTTACCGGATCGGACACGGCGCAGGTGTTGGACAACCGCCTGGGCAGTATTCTGCGGATCGATGTGGATGGCGATGACTTCCCGGCAAACCCGCTCGCCAACTATGCGGTGCCGAGCGACAATCCCTTCGCCGGCCCCGGTGCGGGCGACGAGGATATTGTCTGGGCCTCCGGTCTGCGCAATCCCTGGCGCCCCGGCTTCGACAGCCAGACGGGGACGCTGTTGATCGCCGATGTCGGGCGTACCGCATTCGAGGAGATCAATATCGGCGCGGCGGGGGCCAATTACGGTTGGCGCGATTTCGAGGGCTTTGTGCCGGTCGATACGCCGGCGCCGACGGATCTCTCTCCCTATACCTTCCCGGAATATGTTTATCCTCACGGCGTCGCGGCGGGCGAAGGCTACTCCGTCACCGGCGGCTTGGTCTATCGCGGACCGATAGCCGAACTCCAGGGGCTGTACTTTTTCGGCGACTTTGTGACGGAGCAGCTTTGGTCGCTGCGCTTCGATGGCTCGGCGCTTACGGACTTCACCGATTGGACGGACCTGATCCAAACCGATACAGGCGAAATCAACCAAATCGTCTCGTTCGGGGAGGACAATGCCGGCAATCTCTATATTGTCGACTATGGTGGCGAGGTGTTTAGGATCACGGGTGTGAGCGTACCGTTGCCGGGCGTGCTCGCGCTGTTCGCATTGCCCCTGATTTGTCTGTTCGGATCGACGGGGAGCTGTGACCGTAAGACCCCGTTGCCCGGTCGGAGCCTTCTGCCATGCAACCCAACCTTGCCACCGCCGACGCCACCCCCGGCGACCCTGCCTTCGTGGCCGAGGTCCGGGCCTGGCTCGCCGCCAACCTGCCGGACGATATTCGCGAGCGCTGGCTGA
- a CDS encoding aldo/keto reductase — translation MEFRNLGRSGLRVSAVGLGCNNFGMKLDEAGTRSVVHAAIDAGITLFDTADMYGGRGGSETHIGAVLGTKRKDIVLASKFGMDMDDSGRKRGGSRRYIMSAVEDSLRRLRTDWLDLYQLHQPDPLTPIDETLRALDDLVRAGKVRYVGCSNLPAWQMVEAHFAAELANVGGFVSAQEEYNMLNRAIEKDVLPVARRYGFGLLPYFPLASGLLTGKYKRNAMPEGARLTTTPKFANRTYVTDANWAKVEKLDAFASERGHSLLELAFAWLLAEPATASVIAGATKPEQVAGNVAAAGWSLSAEDKAAVDAILA, via the coding sequence ATGGAATTCCGCAATCTCGGCCGGTCCGGCCTGCGCGTTTCGGCCGTGGGCCTCGGCTGCAACAATTTCGGCATGAAGTTGGACGAGGCCGGGACGCGCTCCGTCGTCCACGCCGCCATCGACGCCGGCATCACACTGTTCGACACCGCCGACATGTACGGCGGCCGCGGCGGCTCGGAAACGCATATCGGCGCCGTGCTCGGAACGAAGCGCAAGGACATCGTCCTCGCCTCCAAGTTCGGTATGGACATGGACGATTCCGGCCGCAAGCGAGGCGGCTCCCGTCGCTATATCATGAGCGCGGTCGAGGACTCGCTGCGCCGCCTGCGCACCGACTGGCTCGACCTGTATCAGTTGCACCAGCCGGACCCGCTGACGCCCATCGACGAGACGCTGCGGGCGCTGGACGACCTGGTTCGCGCCGGCAAGGTGCGCTATGTCGGCTGCTCCAACCTGCCGGCCTGGCAGATGGTGGAGGCGCATTTCGCGGCGGAACTCGCCAATGTCGGCGGCTTCGTCTCGGCCCAGGAAGAGTACAACATGCTGAACCGGGCGATCGAGAAGGATGTGCTGCCGGTGGCCCGGCGCTATGGCTTCGGCCTGTTGCCGTATTTCCCGCTGGCGAGCGGCCTGCTGACCGGCAAGTACAAACGCAACGCCATGCCGGAGGGCGCGCGGCTGACCACCACGCCGAAATTCGCCAACCGCACCTATGTCACCGACGCCAACTGGGCCAAGGTCGAGAAGCTGGATGCGTTTGCCAGCGAACGCGGCCACAGCCTGCTGGAACTGGCCTTCGCCTGGCTGCTGGCCGAGCCGGCCACCGCCAGCGTCATCGCCGGCGCCACCAAGCCGGAACAGGTGGCGGGCAATGTCGCCGCCGCCGGCTGGAGCCTGAGCGCCGAGGACAAGGCCGCGGTCGACGCCATTCTGGCCTGA
- a CDS encoding acyl-CoA dehydrogenase family protein encodes MDMQFTAADLAFRDEVRAFLATELPDDIRERWQNGSLIFPDRDDAVRWQKILHRKGWIAPNWPKEHGGPGWTVSQKFIFETEMAEAGAPPVIPLGLRMVGPVIMRYGTPEQKARFLPRILATDDYWCQGYSEPGSGSDLASLKTRAEKDGDDYVINGSKIWTTHAHFADWMFALVRTSTEGKPQQGITFLLIPMTTPGIEIRPLITLGGHHEVNQVFFTDVRVPQANRVGEENDGWTVAKYLLEFERGGNFYTGRINVNLARLRKLAERNGVADDPAFAKRLAELEVEAEAVSVSELRMLSSLTTGQNPGASASIIKLRGSEATQKATEMIMDAAGLYALPFEQLETAVGGDNEPPVAAPDEASSAGRYYGFRAATIFGGSSEVQRNILAKLSLGL; translated from the coding sequence ATGGACATGCAATTCACCGCCGCCGACCTCGCCTTCCGCGACGAGGTGCGCGCCTTCCTCGCCACGGAGCTGCCGGACGATATCCGCGAGCGCTGGCAGAACGGCTCGCTGATCTTCCCGGACCGGGACGATGCGGTGCGCTGGCAGAAAATCCTCCACCGCAAGGGCTGGATCGCGCCGAACTGGCCGAAGGAACACGGCGGCCCCGGCTGGACCGTCAGCCAGAAATTCATCTTCGAGACCGAGATGGCGGAGGCCGGCGCGCCGCCGGTCATCCCGCTGGGCCTGCGCATGGTCGGGCCGGTCATCATGCGCTACGGCACGCCGGAGCAGAAGGCGCGCTTCCTGCCGCGCATCCTGGCGACCGACGACTATTGGTGCCAGGGCTATTCGGAGCCGGGCTCCGGCTCAGACCTCGCCAGCCTGAAAACGCGGGCGGAGAAGGACGGCGACGATTACGTCATCAACGGCTCCAAGATCTGGACCACCCATGCCCATTTCGCCGACTGGATGTTCGCCCTGGTCCGCACCTCGACCGAGGGCAAGCCGCAGCAGGGCATCACCTTCCTGCTGATCCCGATGACCACGCCCGGCATCGAGATCCGGCCGCTGATCACCCTCGGCGGCCATCACGAGGTCAACCAGGTGTTCTTCACCGACGTGCGCGTGCCCCAGGCCAACCGCGTCGGCGAGGAAAATGACGGCTGGACCGTCGCCAAATACCTGCTGGAGTTCGAGCGCGGCGGCAATTTCTACACCGGCCGCATCAACGTGAATCTGGCCCGCCTGCGCAAGCTGGCCGAGCGCAACGGCGTCGCGGACGACCCGGCCTTCGCCAAGCGCCTCGCCGAACTGGAGGTGGAGGCGGAAGCGGTCAGCGTTTCGGAACTGCGCATGCTGTCCTCGCTGACCACCGGGCAGAACCCCGGCGCGTCCGCGTCGATCATCAAGCTGCGCGGCAGCGAGGCGACGCAGAAAGCGACCGAGATGATCATGGACGCCGCCGGCCTCTACGCCCTGCCGTTTGAGCAGTTGGAAACCGCGGTCGGCGGCGACAACGAACCGCCGGTCGCCGCCCCGGACGAGGCCAGTTCCGCCGGTCGCTATTACGGCTTCCGCGCCGCCACCATTTTCGGCGGCTCCAGCGAGGTGCAGCGCAACATCCTGGCCAAGCTCAGCCTGGGGCTCTGA
- a CDS encoding NUDIX hydrolase, with the protein MTSTAVLGSAKTLLQVAALPYVWTDDGPEVALVTSRERRRWIIPKGWPERDCSLKAAAAQEALEEAGLEGDIAAEPIGSFNYRKGLDRGYTVTCRAFVFPMFVTLQRLRWKERKQRRLIWMPLAEAAKRVDDKGLARLLADLATAPERLSASLSETRTGAS; encoded by the coding sequence ATAACTTCGACCGCCGTGCTTGGAAGCGCCAAAACCCTGTTGCAAGTGGCAGCATTGCCCTATGTCTGGACCGATGACGGGCCGGAAGTCGCTTTGGTGACATCGCGCGAACGGCGGCGCTGGATCATCCCGAAAGGCTGGCCCGAACGCGATTGCAGCCTCAAGGCAGCCGCGGCGCAGGAAGCGCTTGAAGAAGCCGGCCTGGAAGGCGATATCGCCGCCGAGCCCATCGGCAGCTTCAATTATCGCAAGGGGCTGGACCGGGGCTACACGGTCACCTGCCGGGCTTTCGTCTTCCCCATGTTCGTCACCCTGCAACGCCTGCGCTGGAAGGAGCGGAAGCAACGCCGCCTCATCTGGATGCCCCTGGCAGAGGCGGCAAAGCGCGTGGACGACAAGGGGCTGGCACGTCTGTTGGCCGACCTCGCGACCGCGCCGGAACGATTGAGCGCATCCCTTTCCGAAACCCGAACCGGAGCGTCATGA